The Candidatus Binatia bacterium genome window below encodes:
- a CDS encoding prolipoprotein diacylglyceryl transferase has protein sequence MVPVLLQLGPVALYSFGAMLALGFLAGGAVVGNQLEARGLDRRHASSIVWWAAIGGIIGSRILSLANDWSQFLDSPLDFIFSGAGFVWYGGLIGGAFSVTAYVLLRRLPWLAVADSVMVGLVLGQAIGRVGCQLSGDGDWGHVSDLPWAMAYTRAIFGWDYAPGVLVQPAPVYESLMYSGIFLWLLHLSRDTSRQADGTPFFAYLLLTGVARFLVEFIRIEPRLWLDLTEAQWIGLGTIATGAIGLLWVRRPAALAPAVAVLLTVSVLGCSGPKTAPEFVAQDLKGQAMRLTQHRGKVVFLNLWTTWCPPCREEMPAMQRLAKRLDGQGFVMIAVSEDDDASKVQAFVDEMKIEFPVLIDPTGSVGRAYGITGYPETFIIDRKGKQVARYIGPRDWTDPQIEKDLRTLIDEGRWVRGPDGN, from the coding sequence ATGGTTCCCGTTCTGCTTCAACTCGGGCCAGTCGCGCTCTACAGCTTCGGCGCGATGCTGGCCCTCGGTTTTCTTGCGGGCGGTGCCGTGGTCGGAAACCAACTCGAGGCCCGTGGCCTGGACCGTCGGCACGCATCGTCCATCGTTTGGTGGGCGGCGATCGGCGGGATCATAGGCTCGCGCATCCTGTCGCTGGCGAACGACTGGAGCCAGTTCCTCGACTCGCCCCTGGATTTCATCTTCAGCGGCGCGGGGTTCGTCTGGTACGGGGGGCTCATCGGCGGGGCCTTTTCCGTCACGGCCTACGTGCTTCTGCGGCGCCTTCCGTGGCTCGCGGTCGCGGACTCCGTGATGGTCGGACTGGTGCTGGGCCAGGCCATCGGCCGTGTCGGCTGCCAGCTCTCCGGCGACGGCGACTGGGGCCACGTTTCGGACCTGCCGTGGGCCATGGCGTACACGCGCGCGATCTTCGGATGGGACTACGCTCCGGGTGTCTTGGTGCAGCCGGCGCCGGTGTACGAGAGTCTCATGTACTCCGGGATCTTCCTGTGGCTCCTTCATCTATCGCGCGACACGAGTCGACAGGCGGACGGCACACCCTTTTTCGCGTATTTGCTGCTGACCGGAGTGGCGCGCTTCCTCGTCGAGTTCATCCGGATCGAGCCGCGTCTCTGGCTCGATCTGACCGAGGCGCAATGGATCGGGCTTGGGACCATCGCGACGGGAGCGATCGGTCTGTTGTGGGTGAGGCGGCCGGCGGCGCTGGCGCCCGCCGTCGCCGTGTTGCTGACCGTTTCGGTCTTGGGTTGTAGCGGTCCGAAGACCGCGCCCGAGTTCGTCGCCCAAGACTTGAAGGGCCAGGCGATGCGGCTCACGCAGCATCGAGGCAAGGTCGTGTTCCTCAATCTCTGGACCACGTGGTGCCCACCCTGTCGCGAGGAAATGCCGGCCATGCAGCGTCTCGCGAAGCGACTGGACGGGCAGGGCTTCGTCATGATCGCGGTGAGCGAGGATGACGATGCCAGCAAGGTCCAGGCGTTCGTGGACGAGATGAAGATCGAGTTCCCCGTGCTGATCGATCCCACGGGCTCGGTCGGTCGCGCGTACGGCATCACGGGCTATCCCGAGACGTTCATCATCGACCGCAAGGGCAAGCAGGTTGCCCGGTACATCGGGCCGAGGGATTGGACCGATCCCCAGATCGAGAAGGACCTCCGCACCCTGATCGACGAAGGTCGGTGGGTGCGCGGGCCCGACGGGAATTAG
- a CDS encoding DUF1285 domain-containing protein: MAQAGFWAIESNTIRFGRDGNWYSDDEPIVNPRIARLFSQHVTRGDDGEWWLVIGDERARIVVDDTPFVIHRVDGSPTDGFSIELNDGTTEALPAGSLEVSAQDVLYCSVKDGAFRARFLRAAQAELLSHTKEIDGAFVLPLPDGQSARLAAITLD, encoded by the coding sequence ATGGCACAAGCGGGATTCTGGGCGATCGAGTCGAACACCATTCGCTTCGGTCGCGACGGCAACTGGTACTCGGACGATGAGCCCATCGTAAACCCCCGGATCGCCCGGCTGTTCTCCCAACACGTGACCCGGGGCGACGACGGAGAATGGTGGCTCGTGATCGGCGACGAGCGCGCTCGCATCGTCGTGGACGACACGCCTTTCGTCATCCACCGGGTCGACGGATCCCCGACGGACGGCTTCTCGATCGAACTGAACGACGGAACGACCGAAGCCCTGCCTGCCGGCTCGCTCGAGGTCTCCGCGCAAGACGTCCTTTACTGCTCCGTGAAGGACGGCGCCTTTCGTGCCCGGTTCCTGCGCGCCGCACAGGCCGAATTGCTGAGTCACACGAAGGAAATCGACGGCGCCTTCGTACTCCCGCTTCCCGATGGGCAATCCGCCCGGCTCGCGGCCATCACCCTGGACTGA
- a CDS encoding tRNA (cytidine(34)-2'-O)-methyltransferase: protein MLVALVEPEIPQNTGSVARLCAATGTPLHLVGKLGFSLEDRYLKRAGLDYWPFVDLHVHDAWSAFSTETANVRRFAFSSHGESSYTRIAFQEDDVLVFGGESRGLPDDVRRELEPLHCIPMPGEGVRSLNLANAVSIVLYEGLRQLGRV from the coding sequence ATGCTCGTCGCCCTCGTCGAACCCGAGATCCCGCAGAACACGGGGTCCGTCGCACGCCTGTGCGCAGCCACGGGGACTCCTCTCCACCTGGTCGGCAAGCTCGGGTTCTCCCTCGAAGACCGCTACCTGAAGCGCGCGGGGCTCGACTACTGGCCGTTCGTCGATCTCCACGTCCACGATGCCTGGTCCGCCTTCTCCACCGAGACGGCGAACGTGCGACGTTTTGCCTTCAGCTCTCACGGGGAGTCGTCGTACACCCGGATCGCGTTTCAGGAAGACGACGTCCTCGTCTTCGGCGGTGAGAGCCGCGGATTGCCCGACGACGTGCGCCGTGAACTCGAGCCCCTCCACTGCATTCCGATGCCGGGCGAAGGGGTCCGTAGCCTGAACCTCGCCAACGCCGTTTCGATCGTCTTGTACGAGGGCCTGCGTCAGCTCGGGCGCGTCTGA
- a CDS encoding O-antigen ligase family protein — MDVPSEETSPLRPGPGPGAGSIAVSARRIALEYWRPLVLALLCVQLPLVVLNRFELPFDISFGYRSFARNIAILMVLGVWVGARGMPRPRSTLTVPMLLFFAAIWLSVALEGGRWADVRVFGFSIGLFYGARSIADSADGRRWLYHWLGALVVFTVCAEIYRNPEILQFRESLRNTMVTAHPNTLGGFFALLAPIFIGTLDDKSARRMAPLYLLCVVLGAALTFSRLSLAGLFVGSATVLLASWLRRHPMRVAVLGLGAAAIVFGTIGYLSLGRFEADWQRLRIIHASLTLFAEHWLFGVGYGVENLEAFFPDRYEEMFGTRLWLYHSHNMYVDVLVGAGLVGGVCGAWFFARLAATAWRAVQYSQSDPQIRRVGSGFAATVIVFFLLGVGDMPLYHERLLFPLAIAWGLMEGWANWAQTRPS; from the coding sequence ATGGACGTTCCTTCAGAAGAGACCTCGCCCCTTCGCCCCGGTCCCGGCCCGGGCGCCGGATCGATCGCGGTATCGGCGCGGCGGATCGCCCTCGAGTACTGGCGGCCGCTCGTGCTCGCGCTCCTCTGTGTGCAACTGCCCCTGGTCGTCCTCAATCGGTTCGAACTGCCGTTCGACATCTCGTTCGGGTATCGGAGCTTCGCGCGGAACATCGCGATCCTGATGGTGCTCGGCGTTTGGGTGGGCGCGCGCGGGATGCCGCGGCCGCGTTCGACGTTGACGGTCCCGATGCTGCTCTTCTTCGCGGCGATCTGGTTGTCGGTGGCGCTCGAGGGGGGACGCTGGGCGGACGTTCGCGTGTTCGGATTCAGCATCGGGTTGTTCTACGGCGCTCGGTCGATCGCGGACTCGGCAGACGGCCGACGCTGGCTTTATCACTGGTTGGGGGCGCTGGTGGTCTTCACCGTCTGCGCCGAGATCTACCGCAATCCGGAAATCTTGCAGTTCCGCGAGTCACTCCGGAACACGATGGTGACCGCCCATCCGAATACGCTGGGTGGGTTCTTCGCGCTTCTGGCGCCCATCTTCATCGGCACCCTCGACGACAAGAGCGCGCGCCGGATGGCTCCGCTCTACCTGCTGTGTGTCGTCCTGGGTGCGGCGCTCACGTTCTCGCGCCTCTCGCTGGCCGGCTTGTTCGTCGGCAGTGCGACCGTCCTGCTGGCGAGTTGGCTGCGGCGACACCCCATGCGCGTCGCCGTGCTGGGCTTAGGGGCGGCGGCGATCGTCTTCGGCACCATCGGCTATCTCTCGCTCGGCCGATTCGAGGCCGATTGGCAGCGGCTGCGGATCATCCACGCCTCGCTCACGCTCTTCGCCGAGCACTGGTTGTTCGGCGTCGGCTACGGCGTGGAGAACCTCGAGGCATTCTTCCCGGATCGCTACGAGGAGATGTTCGGAACTCGACTCTGGCTCTACCACTCGCACAACATGTACGTGGACGTGCTGGTCGGTGCGGGACTCGTTGGCGGCGTCTGCGGCGCCTGGTTCTTCGCTCGGCTCGCCGCGACCGCGTGGCGCGCCGTGCAGTACTCTCAATCCGATCCTCAGATTCGTCGAGTCGGAAGTGGGTTCGCCGCGACGGTCATCGTGTTCTTCCTCCTCGGCGTCGGCGACATGCCGCTGTACCACGAGCGGCTGTTGTTCCCGCTGGCGATCGCGTGGGGCTTGATGGAGGGCTGGGCGAACTGGGCTCAGACGCGCCCGAGCTGA
- a CDS encoding glycosyltransferase family A protein, whose amino-acid sequence MAAAAPGAEPAATALWMEPVDSGLEHRASCLINNFNYAPYVVAAVRSALEQTRSFAEIIVVDDGSTDDSRERLRSEFAGDSRVRVVEQENGGQLSCFHSGLEASNGDLIFFLDADDVYEPTYLETIEDLYRRQLSCHFVVSAYRTFGREEGAVQRFPEGRDLGYSAVLALTRSLAKLWVSPTSTLSMRRAVLERFLPLPRPEDWRTRADDCLLFGSALAGARKSYSAAPLVGYRIHGENHWYGREFDGAYEAEREAALDRLLADLIRRLHLEDLAARAPEEFARIDRPDLRQLRHYGRIAARASGSVGDRLGMLGAMARHFSGL is encoded by the coding sequence GTGGCGGCTGCGGCTCCCGGGGCTGAGCCCGCGGCGACCGCGCTCTGGATGGAGCCGGTCGACTCCGGACTCGAACACCGCGCGAGTTGTCTCATCAACAACTTCAACTACGCGCCGTACGTCGTGGCGGCGGTCCGCAGCGCTCTGGAACAGACCCGGTCGTTCGCTGAGATCATCGTCGTCGACGACGGTTCGACCGACGACTCGCGGGAGAGACTCCGCTCGGAGTTCGCTGGCGACAGCCGTGTGCGGGTGGTCGAGCAGGAAAACGGGGGGCAGCTGTCGTGCTTTCACAGCGGGCTCGAGGCCTCTAACGGGGATTTGATCTTCTTCCTCGACGCCGACGACGTCTACGAGCCGACCTACCTCGAGACGATCGAGGACCTCTACCGCCGGCAGCTGTCGTGTCATTTCGTGGTCTCGGCCTACCGAACGTTCGGCCGGGAGGAGGGCGCGGTGCAGCGCTTCCCGGAAGGTCGCGACCTCGGCTACTCGGCCGTTCTGGCCTTGACGCGGAGCTTGGCGAAGCTGTGGGTCTCTCCAACGTCCACGCTGTCGATGCGGCGCGCTGTTCTCGAGCGGTTTCTACCGCTTCCGAGGCCCGAGGATTGGCGGACCCGGGCGGACGACTGCCTTCTCTTCGGTTCGGCTCTCGCTGGGGCGCGAAAGTCGTACTCGGCCGCTCCGCTCGTCGGCTACCGCATTCACGGGGAGAACCATTGGTACGGCCGGGAGTTCGACGGCGCGTACGAGGCGGAGCGAGAGGCGGCGCTGGACCGGTTGCTGGCGGATCTGATCCGGCGGCTGCATCTCGAGGACCTGGCGGCGCGGGCCCCGGAGGAGTTCGCCCGCATCGATCGGCCGGACCTGCGCCAGTTGCGGCACTACGGGCGGATCGCGGCCCGGGCCTCCGGCTCGGTCGGAGATCGCCTCGGCATGCTCGGCGCGATGGCGCGCCACTTCTCGGGCCTTTAA
- a CDS encoding aminopeptidase has protein sequence MVLGALLVSAVGCGGCSPSYVLRAAYEETRILWSREPIEDLLAADAITPEERAQLELVSDARVFAEESLGMDVGGAYGSLAEVPPGALLWVVSASERMRLRSYTWWFPIVGDVAYKGFFHREDADAEAVELREQGYDTYVRQSAAFSTLGWFDDPVLSTWLESEPVALVRLVIHELLHRTTYLPGQTTFNESFATFVGSTGAASFFTALDGNESERATEARDAWRKQIARSERWGDSIERLRALYREGAAGERTEQEVLAARSEIFAEFGSSKEINNAVLLASYAYLSHLERFQCVLDEEDGDVAGALARIRTESEVAEGDPFAALGTCAPPADVDS, from the coding sequence GTGGTGCTCGGGGCGCTCCTGGTCTCGGCCGTCGGCTGCGGTGGGTGCTCACCGTCCTACGTGTTGCGGGCGGCCTACGAGGAAACACGAATCTTGTGGAGCCGCGAGCCCATCGAGGACCTTCTCGCCGCCGACGCGATCACTCCGGAGGAGCGGGCGCAGCTGGAGTTGGTCTCCGACGCGCGTGTTTTTGCCGAGGAGAGCCTCGGGATGGACGTCGGAGGCGCGTACGGTTCGCTTGCGGAGGTGCCGCCGGGCGCCCTGTTGTGGGTGGTCTCGGCCTCGGAGCGCATGCGACTCCGGTCTTACACCTGGTGGTTCCCGATCGTGGGGGACGTGGCGTACAAGGGCTTCTTCCACCGCGAGGATGCTGATGCAGAGGCCGTCGAACTGCGGGAGCAGGGTTACGACACGTACGTTCGACAGTCGGCGGCGTTCAGCACGCTGGGTTGGTTCGACGATCCGGTTTTGTCGACGTGGCTCGAATCGGAGCCGGTTGCGCTCGTCCGGCTCGTGATCCACGAGCTCCTGCATCGCACGACCTATTTGCCCGGGCAGACGACGTTCAACGAATCGTTCGCGACGTTCGTCGGGAGCACGGGTGCGGCGTCGTTCTTCACGGCCCTCGACGGCAACGAGTCCGAGCGGGCGACGGAGGCGCGCGACGCGTGGCGAAAACAGATCGCGCGGTCCGAGCGATGGGGCGACTCGATCGAGCGGCTGCGCGCGCTCTACCGTGAGGGTGCGGCGGGCGAACGTACGGAGCAAGAGGTTCTCGCCGCGCGCAGCGAGATCTTTGCGGAGTTCGGATCCTCGAAGGAGATCAACAACGCCGTCCTCCTCGCGAGCTACGCGTACCTGTCGCACCTCGAACGCTTTCAGTGCGTTCTCGACGAGGAGGATGGCGACGTCGCCGGCGCGCTCGCGCGTATCCGGACGGAGAGCGAGGTTGCAGAGGGCGACCCGTTCGCCGCCCTGGGGACCTGCGCCCCGCCGGCCGACGTCGACTCCTGA
- a CDS encoding ABC transporter ATP-binding protein, with product MSAPEQKSKVAGAGGNGPSIHAEDNLERVADSELLWRLWHYVRPYRVIFWALLTVLPVASALMLLQPYLLKIGIDRYVETGDVAGLSGVAAIFFAAVLGEFAALYLQYYLTMSVAQRSLADLRRELFDHMERLPQAFFDRNPVGRLVTRVTTDVDVLNEAFATGAMTIFMDLLTLSGIVALLLWLDWRLALATLTVVPILLLAINFFRKRARVTYRTIRERIARINSFLQEAISGMSIIQLFAHEKESYDEFAAHNGAHRDANHLSNIYEASLFSIVEAVSSVSMAIVVWYGSGQILAGVIAFGTLVAFIEYMQKFFIPIRDFSAKYAVLQSAMTAAERIFQLLDTETETETTPADVEPVSPHEAGAVVFDNVWFAYNGEDWVLRDVSLSVSPGETVAIVGATGSGKTTLTKLLGRSFEVGRGAVRVSGRDVREWDLGGLRKEVGIVLQDAFLFTGTVASNVALGRDGVTEDDLWRTVRAANLGEFVESLPRGMNEPIRERGNNLSAGQRQLLAMARALAYDPRILVMDEATSSVDTETEQRIQEALEHLLEGRTAIVIAHRLSTVERADRIVVLHKGEVREVGTHAELLERGEIYARLYELQYAGARARSTESPVGDVSA from the coding sequence TTGAGCGCTCCCGAGCAGAAGTCGAAGGTGGCCGGCGCTGGTGGGAATGGGCCGAGCATTCACGCCGAGGACAATCTCGAGCGCGTGGCCGACTCCGAGCTGCTCTGGCGGCTCTGGCACTACGTCCGTCCGTATCGGGTGATCTTCTGGGCCCTCCTCACCGTTCTGCCGGTCGCTTCGGCCCTGATGCTGCTGCAGCCCTACCTGCTCAAGATCGGAATCGATCGGTACGTGGAGACCGGAGACGTCGCCGGCCTGTCCGGGGTCGCGGCCATCTTCTTCGCGGCCGTCCTCGGCGAGTTCGCGGCGCTCTACCTGCAGTACTACCTCACGATGTCGGTGGCGCAGCGGAGTCTGGCCGACCTTCGGCGCGAGCTCTTCGATCACATGGAGCGGTTGCCGCAGGCCTTCTTCGATCGCAATCCCGTCGGTCGGCTCGTGACGCGCGTGACAACCGATGTCGACGTCCTGAACGAGGCTTTCGCGACCGGCGCGATGACGATCTTCATGGATCTCCTCACGCTGAGCGGGATCGTTGCACTCCTGCTCTGGCTGGATTGGCGGCTCGCTCTCGCGACGCTGACTGTCGTGCCGATTTTGCTACTCGCGATCAATTTCTTCCGCAAGCGTGCGCGGGTCACCTACCGCACGATTCGAGAACGGATCGCCCGGATCAATAGCTTCTTGCAGGAAGCGATCTCCGGCATGTCGATCATTCAGCTCTTCGCGCACGAAAAGGAGAGCTACGACGAGTTCGCTGCGCACAACGGTGCGCACCGTGACGCGAATCACCTGTCGAACATCTACGAAGCGTCGTTGTTCTCGATCGTAGAAGCCGTGAGCTCGGTCTCGATGGCGATCGTGGTTTGGTACGGCTCGGGCCAGATCCTCGCCGGAGTGATCGCGTTCGGGACGCTCGTCGCGTTCATCGAGTACATGCAGAAGTTCTTCATCCCGATCCGGGACTTCTCGGCCAAATACGCGGTCCTCCAGTCCGCGATGACGGCAGCCGAGCGGATCTTCCAGCTCCTGGATACCGAGACCGAGACCGAGACCACACCCGCGGACGTCGAGCCCGTCTCGCCGCACGAGGCGGGCGCGGTCGTCTTTGACAACGTGTGGTTCGCGTACAATGGCGAGGACTGGGTCCTACGGGACGTGAGTCTCTCGGTAAGCCCCGGGGAGACGGTTGCGATCGTCGGCGCGACGGGATCCGGCAAGACGACCCTCACGAAGCTCCTCGGGCGGAGCTTCGAGGTGGGACGCGGAGCCGTGCGGGTTTCGGGCCGCGACGTGCGGGAGTGGGACCTCGGCGGCTTGCGCAAGGAAGTCGGCATCGTACTCCAGGACGCCTTCCTCTTCACCGGGACCGTCGCCAGCAACGTCGCGCTCGGTCGAGACGGCGTGACCGAGGACGATCTCTGGCGCACCGTGCGTGCGGCGAACCTCGGGGAGTTCGTCGAATCGCTCCCGCGCGGCATGAATGAGCCCATCCGAGAGCGCGGCAACAACCTTTCGGCCGGGCAACGCCAGCTCCTCGCCATGGCGCGAGCTCTCGCCTACGACCCGCGCATCCTCGTCATGGATGAGGCGACCTCGAGTGTCGATACCGAGACCGAGCAGCGGATTCAGGAAGCGCTCGAGCACCTGCTGGAAGGACGGACGGCAATCGTGATCGCGCACCGACTCTCGACGGTCGAGCGGGCGGACCGGATCGTGGTGTTGCACAAGGGTGAGGTCCGCGAAGTGGGGACCCACGCAGAGTTGCTCGAGCGCGGTGAGATTTACGCTCGACTCTACGAGTTGCAGTACGCCGGCGCGCGCGCCCGCTCTACCGAATCGCCGGTGGGTGATGTCTCGGCCTAA